A region from the Oscillatoria sp. FACHB-1406 genome encodes:
- the psb29 gene encoding photosystem II biogenesis protein Psp29: MSLVRTVSDTKRKFYTHHTRPINSIYRRVVEELLVEMHLLSVNVNFRYDPIYALGVVTSFDRFMQGYRPERDLSSIFEALCRAVESDPEQYRRDAEMVRSQGKALSLEQIVAWNNELGANPEAGALYEGLKAIAFNPNFKYSRLFALGLYSLLEGTNADWAKDEKQRDRVLQELSETLKLPADKIQKDIELYRSNLEKMAQVQAAIEDSLNADRKKRQQQLLEKSAPIEPSDTP; this comes from the coding sequence GTGTCTTTAGTTCGCACTGTCTCCGATACCAAACGGAAATTTTACACCCATCACACCCGCCCCATTAACTCCATCTACCGGCGAGTTGTCGAAGAATTGCTGGTTGAAATGCACCTGCTTTCAGTTAATGTAAATTTTCGTTACGACCCGATTTACGCGCTGGGCGTTGTTACGTCGTTCGATCGCTTCATGCAAGGATATCGTCCGGAACGGGACTTATCTTCCATTTTTGAGGCGCTATGCCGCGCGGTAGAAAGCGATCCGGAGCAGTACCGACGAGATGCAGAAATGGTGCGATCGCAAGGGAAGGCTTTATCGCTCGAACAAATTGTCGCTTGGAACAATGAGTTAGGAGCTAATCCCGAAGCTGGAGCGCTCTACGAAGGCTTAAAAGCGATCGCCTTTAACCCCAACTTTAAGTACAGTCGCTTATTTGCCCTCGGTTTGTACTCCCTGCTCGAAGGAACGAATGCCGATTGGGCAAAAGATGAAAAACAGCGCGATCGCGTCCTTCAAGAGTTGAGCGAAACGCTAAAATTGCCTGCCGATAAAATTCAAAAAGATATCGAACTCTATCGCAGCAATCTCGAAAAAATGGCTCAAGTGCAAGCTGCGATTGAAGATTCTCTCAATGCCGATCGCAAGAAACGCCAGCAGCAACTGCTCGAGAAAAGCGCTCCCATCGAACCCTCCGACACGCCGTAA
- a CDS encoding GAF domain-containing protein, translated as MTESQALSTETSGENERVILIQHIAKRIHHSLELPEILAAVALEVRSYLKIDRVKIYRFDGDGSGEVIAESLAPNRLPSLQGLRFPADDIPAIARKNFLKAKVRSIVDVDRGSIVWSPGTVSDIFDAEIEGLRQVDPCHLEYLKTMGVRSSVVLPLQISKNLLETDAPERLWGLLIVHHSEVRTPNDSELQILQWIADQTSSAISQAELLRQARHQTQQQATINRVSSFLHSLQTIQLQHALSETVIALQGSGGRLYLAAAFKGSDNADIYTCGNADKISDRSFGHTIEEHPSWQQLLAEGMLAHPTPSSSVDRQIVPIAISNLYKVPLLRVLSPAFGSTRIRGLLIFPLYYRQQLLGSLTICRDEIETETLWAGYFDPNEKQTLPRQSFEVWREYKRGQALDWTQEEVELGTALAGQFAIAIQQHQLYRQINDLNGSLERVVRERTAQLQQSLNFSRVLRQISERIRSSLDLDATLQAVVREVGNLLDADRMVIYKFSPNYELEAIVEEVKGKWRSVLGVDSPPQRFSDRDIAEFLNGHVQASNEVSSDRYLTPIHRHFLQNIQVQATLIVPIRIGEKLWGLLVANECKAPRIWQDAEIKLLQQLADRVAVAINQAELYRESNIAATLATKRAFELERIAEQQRTLFRVITKIRESLELNAIFQTATTEVRQLLHADRAAIFRFAPDSNYTEGEFIAEDTKVGLDLLVGQKVCDRCFGEDFRHDYERGRMHLVSNLAESNLSDCHREFLQKFQIRAHLVVPLSKGEQLWGLLCVHQCQRIRTWHPSEVDFVQQIATHLSVALQQGFLLAQTQKQTEELARALSDLQKTQTQLIQTEKMSSLGQLVAGVAHEINNPVNFIYGNLTYLEEYAESLLDLLQFYRSLYARSTPELVEREEELEIDFLLEDLPKILASLKMGAERIRQLVLSLRNFSRLDEAERKPVDIHEGIDSTLLILQHRLKAKENKLPIEIVKKYGDLPQIECYAGQLNQVFMNILSNAIDAIEERRVAGKIVIRTAVALGDSTQDSRAVIKISDNGQGMPLAVINSIFDPFFTTKPLGKGTGLGLAISYQIIVEKHRGNLRCKSVPGEGTTFEIEIPMQNDGEEGTRES; from the coding sequence ATGACCGAATCTCAAGCGCTCTCCACTGAGACTTCAGGAGAAAACGAGCGAGTTATTTTAATTCAACATATCGCCAAGCGAATTCATCATTCATTAGAATTGCCCGAAATTTTGGCGGCCGTTGCGCTCGAAGTCCGATCTTACCTCAAGATCGATCGCGTCAAAATATATCGCTTCGATGGCGACGGTAGCGGAGAAGTCATTGCTGAATCGCTCGCTCCCAATCGCTTGCCCTCCCTCCAAGGCTTGCGCTTCCCTGCCGATGACATTCCCGCGATCGCCCGCAAAAATTTCTTAAAAGCGAAAGTCCGTTCCATTGTCGATGTCGATCGCGGTTCGATTGTCTGGAGTCCGGGTACGGTATCCGACATTTTCGATGCAGAAATTGAAGGATTGCGCCAAGTCGATCCCTGCCACCTAGAATATTTAAAAACGATGGGCGTGCGTTCGTCGGTCGTTTTACCCTTACAAATCAGTAAAAATCTGCTCGAAACAGATGCTCCAGAACGCCTCTGGGGTTTATTAATCGTTCACCATAGCGAAGTCAGAACGCCGAACGATAGCGAACTGCAAATCTTGCAATGGATTGCCGATCAAACCAGCAGTGCGATTTCCCAAGCCGAACTCCTGCGACAGGCGCGACATCAAACCCAGCAGCAAGCTACGATTAATCGCGTCTCTTCTTTCCTGCATTCGTTGCAAACGATTCAACTCCAACACGCCCTCTCAGAAACCGTTATTGCACTCCAAGGTTCGGGAGGAAGGCTTTACTTAGCGGCTGCGTTTAAGGGAAGCGATAATGCCGACATCTACACCTGTGGCAATGCCGATAAGATTAGCGATCGCAGCTTCGGACATACGATTGAAGAGCATCCCAGTTGGCAACAACTTTTAGCAGAAGGAATGTTAGCTCATCCTACCCCTAGCTCCTCCGTCGATCGCCAAATCGTACCGATTGCGATTTCCAACCTCTATAAAGTCCCACTGCTGCGCGTTTTAAGCCCCGCCTTCGGTTCGACGCGCATTCGCGGATTGCTGATTTTTCCGCTGTACTACCGACAGCAACTCTTAGGCAGTTTGACGATTTGCCGCGACGAAATCGAGACGGAAACCCTCTGGGCGGGCTACTTCGACCCCAACGAAAAGCAAACGCTTCCCCGTCAATCCTTTGAGGTATGGCGCGAATATAAGCGAGGGCAAGCGCTCGACTGGACGCAAGAGGAAGTCGAGTTAGGGACGGCTTTAGCCGGACAGTTCGCGATCGCCATCCAGCAACATCAACTCTACCGTCAAATTAACGACCTCAATGGTAGTTTGGAGCGAGTCGTTCGGGAGAGAACCGCCCAACTCCAACAATCTTTGAATTTTTCCCGCGTCCTGCGCCAGATTAGCGAGCGCATTCGCAGCAGTCTGGATTTAGATGCAACCTTGCAAGCAGTTGTCCGCGAAGTCGGTAACTTACTCGATGCCGATCGCATGGTGATCTACAAATTTTCGCCGAATTACGAACTCGAAGCCATCGTTGAGGAAGTTAAAGGCAAATGGCGCTCGGTTCTCGGGGTCGATAGTCCGCCCCAACGCTTCAGCGATCGCGATATTGCAGAGTTTCTCAACGGTCACGTTCAAGCCAGTAATGAAGTTTCCAGCGATCGCTACTTAACCCCCATCCATCGACACTTCTTACAAAATATTCAGGTTCAAGCTACCCTCATTGTCCCCATTCGCATCGGCGAAAAATTGTGGGGATTGCTCGTTGCCAACGAATGCAAAGCACCGCGCATCTGGCAAGATGCCGAAATTAAGCTTCTCCAACAACTCGCCGATCGCGTTGCGGTCGCCATCAACCAAGCCGAACTCTACCGCGAAAGTAACATTGCCGCGACTCTCGCCACCAAACGAGCTTTCGAGCTAGAACGCATTGCCGAACAGCAGCGAACTTTATTTCGCGTCATCACCAAAATTCGCGAATCTCTCGAACTCAATGCTATTTTTCAAACCGCTACCACTGAAGTTCGTCAGCTTCTCCACGCCGATCGCGCGGCGATTTTTCGGTTTGCCCCCGACTCGAACTATACCGAAGGCGAGTTTATTGCTGAGGATACTAAAGTCGGATTGGACTTGCTAGTCGGGCAAAAAGTTTGCGATCGCTGCTTTGGCGAAGACTTCCGCCACGACTACGAACGCGGCAGAATGCACCTGGTTTCCAACCTCGCAGAAAGCAATTTAAGCGACTGTCATCGAGAATTTTTACAAAAATTTCAGATTCGCGCTCACCTCGTCGTTCCCCTCTCCAAAGGCGAACAACTCTGGGGGCTACTCTGCGTTCATCAATGCCAAAGAATCCGCACTTGGCATCCTTCAGAAGTCGATTTTGTCCAGCAAATTGCCACTCATTTAAGCGTAGCACTCCAACAGGGATTTCTGCTCGCTCAAACTCAGAAGCAAACTGAAGAACTCGCCCGCGCGCTTTCCGACTTACAAAAAACTCAAACTCAACTGATTCAGACTGAGAAAATGTCGAGTCTCGGACAATTAGTTGCTGGAGTCGCTCACGAAATCAATAATCCCGTTAATTTTATTTATGGAAACTTGACTTATCTCGAAGAGTATGCGGAGAGCTTATTAGATTTGCTGCAATTTTATCGTTCGCTTTATGCCCGTTCGACCCCCGAACTTGTCGAACGAGAAGAAGAACTAGAAATTGACTTTTTGCTCGAAGATTTACCCAAAATTTTAGCCTCGCTCAAAATGGGGGCCGAGCGCATCCGTCAATTAGTTCTTTCGCTCCGGAACTTCTCTCGCCTCGATGAAGCCGAACGCAAACCGGTCGATATTCATGAGGGAATTGATAGTACCCTACTGATTTTGCAGCATCGCTTAAAAGCAAAAGAGAATAAACTGCCGATCGAAATTGTTAAAAAGTACGGCGATCTGCCCCAGATTGAATGTTATGCCGGTCAACTCAATCAAGTGTTCATGAATATTCTCAGTAACGCGATTGACGCGATCGAAGAACGCCGCGTTGCTGGAAAGATTGTTATTCGTACTGCCGTCGCTTTGGGAGATTCAACGCAGGATTCGCGCGCGGTTATCAAAATTTCAGATAACGGACAAGGGATGCCGCTTGCTGTTATCAATTCAATTTTTGACCCATTTTTTACGACTAAGCCTTTAGGCAAAGGGACGGGATTAGGTTTGGCAATCAGTTATCAAATTATTGTTGAAAAACATCGCGGTAACTTGCGCTGTAAGTCTGTTCCCGGTGAGGGAACGACTTTTGAGATTGAAATCCCGATGCAAAATGATGGGGAGGAAGGTACTAGGGAAAGTTAG